In Candidatus Wallbacteria bacterium, a single window of DNA contains:
- a CDS encoding TIGR00282 family metallophosphoesterase: MKILFIGDVFAKPGRKAVEDLLPVLICRHLPDLVIANIENAAHGSGISAQTLDFFNSQEIDVYTTGNHVLEKPDALELLNNEPKLIRPANYPPGFPGRGYAVFETRKRVKVAVVNLQGTVFMPRIECPFRTMDRILNEIGSSTNLIFVDFHAEATSEKRALGYYLDGRVSAVIGTHTHVQTADEEILPKGTAFLSDAGMTGPHHSIIGMKKEIILEKFLSRLPQKFEPAAKGNILCGVLVELDERNGRGIGILRIRERLD; encoded by the coding sequence ATGAAGATACTATTCATAGGTGACGTTTTCGCAAAACCAGGCCGCAAAGCTGTGGAAGACCTGCTGCCTGTTCTGATCTGCAGGCATCTTCCGGATCTGGTGATTGCCAACATCGAAAACGCTGCCCATGGTTCTGGGATTTCGGCTCAAACTCTGGACTTTTTTAATTCTCAGGAAATCGATGTCTATACAACAGGGAATCATGTGCTGGAAAAACCGGATGCCCTGGAGCTTCTGAACAATGAACCGAAACTGATCAGGCCTGCGAATTATCCGCCGGGTTTTCCGGGTAGAGGTTATGCTGTCTTTGAGACCCGGAAAAGAGTGAAAGTAGCTGTTGTCAATCTGCAGGGCACAGTCTTTATGCCCAGGATCGAATGCCCCTTCAGAACCATGGACAGAATTCTGAATGAAATCGGCAGCAGCACAAATCTGATCTTTGTCGATTTTCACGCAGAAGCTACTTCTGAAAAAAGGGCATTGGGCTATTATCTCGACGGAAGGGTCAGTGCTGTGATCGGTACCCATACTCATGTGCAGACCGCAGATGAGGAGATACTCCCTAAGGGAACGGCATTCCTTTCTGATGCAGGAATGACAGGACCTCATCATTCCATCATAGGCATGAAAAAGGAAATCATCCTGGAGAAATTCCTGAGCCGCCTGCCTCAGAAGTTCGAGCCTGCCGCAAAGGGAAACATCCTTTGTGGAGTCCTGGTAGAACTTGATGAGCGGAATGGACGCGGAATCGGGATTTTGCGCATCAGGGAGAGGCTTGATTGA
- a CDS encoding ATP-dependent helicase codes for MEQDRMNIEAALNPEQLKVVREADGHSLVLAGAGSGKTRTLIYRLAYLFQRNVPLDEIMLLTFTNKAAKEMLFRAQNLIGVTYMFPYGGTFHHVANLFLHRFSSLVGLPDDYSIIDKEDEKDLLKGCLVNLAAKFGNYAPKPGLLSSIYGLSRNSCCPVADTIARRFPALINSTDVFLEIFNSYLEEKKKQHLLDFDDLLCYWNQLLDNEIYRNFMDRIHYVLVDEYQDTNRLQFEILEKLVPKDGNLLVVGDDAQSIYSFRAAEIRNILDFQERFPGCRVFRLTTNYRSTPEILDLANASISKNMHQYPKDLKPVLPTGLIPRIVKCGDQHQEALFIVQQIRKLKEAGTEPSEIAVLFRARYQALRLEMQLKKDGMPFVVRGGRGFFEQSHIRDIMAFLRLLFHPFNLQDFLRVIKLFPGIGNKNAETLHFRFIREFHGDRLSDPEDLQPVRLSKKVEEGWAMFAQLYAKTMTMEKGGEIVTAILNDFYSNYLSMEYEDADEREAEIEELGILAGSTNIRDFIHLAVLDEDIKNDQYSSSEEESSVILSTIHQAKGLEWSVVFILGVSQGIFPDSRNEDKEGIEEERRLFYVAVTRSKKELYISYPDLVEKYGSASVRGGKQKYLAMVSPSKFLTELPAECYETWKVNLNHAFSF; via the coding sequence ATGGAGCAGGACAGGATGAATATCGAGGCCGCACTGAATCCGGAGCAGCTAAAAGTTGTGCGGGAAGCCGACGGCCATTCCCTGGTCCTGGCCGGTGCCGGTTCAGGCAAGACCCGCACTCTGATTTACAGGCTGGCCTATCTTTTTCAGCGGAATGTGCCGCTGGACGAAATCATGCTGCTCACTTTCACCAATAAAGCAGCCAAGGAAATGCTCTTCAGAGCCCAGAATCTGATCGGTGTGACATACATGTTTCCCTACGGCGGGACTTTCCATCATGTGGCAAATCTTTTTTTACACCGGTTTTCCAGTCTGGTCGGACTGCCGGATGATTATTCGATCATAGACAAGGAAGATGAGAAAGACCTTCTGAAGGGCTGCCTGGTCAACCTGGCTGCCAAATTCGGCAATTACGCTCCCAAGCCAGGCTTATTAAGTTCAATTTATGGCCTGTCGCGGAATTCCTGCTGCCCTGTAGCTGACACCATTGCCAGGCGTTTCCCTGCCTTAATAAACAGTACCGATGTTTTTCTGGAAATCTTCAATTCATATCTGGAGGAGAAAAAAAAGCAGCATCTGCTGGATTTCGATGATCTGCTCTGTTACTGGAACCAGCTCCTGGACAATGAAATTTACAGGAATTTCATGGACAGGATTCACTATGTTCTGGTGGATGAATATCAGGATACGAACAGACTGCAGTTCGAGATCCTGGAAAAACTGGTGCCTAAAGATGGAAATTTACTGGTTGTGGGAGACGATGCGCAGTCAATCTATTCTTTCAGGGCAGCGGAAATTCGCAATATTCTCGATTTTCAGGAGCGATTTCCAGGCTGCAGAGTATTCAGGCTCACGACAAATTACCGCAGTACACCTGAAATTCTGGACCTGGCCAATGCGAGCATTTCCAAAAACATGCATCAGTATCCAAAGGATCTTAAGCCAGTTCTTCCTACAGGATTAATACCCAGGATCGTGAAATGCGGTGATCAGCACCAGGAAGCGCTTTTTATTGTTCAACAGATCAGGAAGTTGAAGGAAGCCGGTACTGAGCCCTCAGAAATTGCCGTGCTGTTCAGGGCGCGTTACCAGGCACTGCGACTGGAAATGCAGCTCAAGAAAGACGGAATGCCTTTTGTGGTCCGGGGAGGACGTGGATTTTTCGAGCAGTCCCATATCAGGGACATCATGGCCTTTCTCAGGCTGCTTTTTCATCCTTTCAATCTGCAGGATTTCTTGCGTGTGATCAAACTTTTTCCTGGTATCGGGAACAAGAACGCGGAAACCCTGCATTTCAGATTCATCAGGGAATTCCATGGAGACAGGCTGTCAGATCCTGAAGATTTGCAGCCAGTCCGGCTCTCCAAAAAGGTCGAAGAAGGCTGGGCAATGTTCGCGCAGCTTTATGCCAAAACCATGACCATGGAAAAAGGCGGGGAAATCGTCACTGCCATCCTGAATGATTTTTACAGCAATTACCTCAGTATGGAGTACGAAGATGCCGATGAACGCGAAGCTGAAATCGAGGAACTTGGGATCCTGGCCGGGAGCACAAACATCCGGGATTTCATCCACCTGGCTGTGCTGGATGAAGATATCAAGAACGATCAATACAGCAGCAGCGAGGAAGAATCTTCAGTGATTCTTTCCACAATCCATCAAGCTAAAGGTCTGGAATGGAGTGTGGTCTTTATTCTTGGAGTGAGTCAGGGAATTTTTCCGGACTCGAGGAATGAAGACAAGGAAGGGATTGAGGAAGAAAGGCGTCTTTTCTATGTGGCAGTTACACGCTCGAAAAAAGAACTGTATATTTCCTATCCTGATCTGGTCGAAAAATATGGCTCAGCATCAGTCAGGGGTGGAAAACAAAAATATCTGGCCATGGTGAGTCCGTCGAAATTCCTGACTGAACTTCCTGCTGAGTGCTACGAAACCTGGAAAGTCAACCTGAATCATGCGTTCTCGTTCTGA